A genomic segment from Desulfuromonas thiophila encodes:
- the coaE gene encoding dephospho-CoA kinase (Dephospho-CoA kinase (CoaE) performs the final step in coenzyme A biosynthesis.) → MGLVLGITGGIAAGKSTVSRLLAQRGAVVVSADQLARELVAPGRAALQRLVDCFGSAILQPDGQLDRAGLGALVFADTDRRRQLEAILHPAIASLSRRRLRQARRQAPLVVYEAPLLYEVGAEKRVDRVLTVTVDPAVQLQRLQRRDGSTVEEARRKVAAQMPQAEKARRADYVIDNSTDLAALQRQVAALWQRLQAEGLLADVRD, encoded by the coding sequence ATGGGCCTGGTGCTGGGGATCACTGGCGGTATCGCGGCGGGCAAGAGTACGGTCAGCCGGTTGCTGGCGCAGCGCGGCGCTGTGGTCGTCAGCGCCGATCAGCTGGCGCGGGAACTGGTGGCGCCGGGCCGGGCGGCCCTGCAGCGGCTGGTGGACTGTTTTGGTTCGGCCATCTTGCAGCCGGATGGCCAGCTTGATCGGGCCGGCCTGGGCGCCCTGGTATTCGCCGACACCGACCGGCGGCGTCAGCTGGAGGCGATCCTGCATCCGGCCATTGCCAGCCTGTCGCGCCGCCGTCTGCGTCAGGCCCGTCGTCAGGCGCCGCTGGTGGTCTATGAGGCCCCTTTGCTGTATGAGGTGGGGGCTGAAAAACGGGTTGATCGGGTACTGACGGTAACGGTGGATCCGGCTGTTCAGCTGCAGCGTCTGCAGCGGCGCGACGGCAGCACGGTTGAAGAGGCGCGTCGTAAGGTGGCAGCGCAGATGCCCCAGGCTGAAAAGGCGCGGCGGGCGGACTACGTTATTGACAACTCCACCGATCTGGCGGCGCTGCAGCGGCAGGTGGCGGCGTTGTGGCAGCGCCTGCAGGCGGAGGGGCTGCTTGCTGATGTGCGTGACTGA
- a CDS encoding alanine/glycine:cation symporter family protein, giving the protein MLNLQELMAQLNAFVWGPVMLALLVGTGLWLSLRLKGIQLRCLPRALRLVFGRRPAAGAGDISPFQALTTALAATIGTGNIAGVATAIYLGGPGAIFWMWLCALVGMATKYAEAVLAVHFREQLPDGTMQGGPMRYLSVGLGLPWLGLLFALMGSVAAFGIGSMVQSNSVAVALQASFQVPPLLTGLGLGLASALVILGGIHRIGRVTEKLVPLMALSYMVAALVILLKNAAAIPAALALIFSHAFAPAAASAGFAGATVAMAIRFGVARGVFSNEAGLGSAPIAHAAARTDSPVRQGLIAMTGVFFDTLIVCSLTALVILTSGLWDSGERSSALTALAFEAALPGAGALIVTLGLVVFAYSTMLGWAYYGEQCIEYVFGLRARLPYRLLFCLVIVWGALEKIGLVWDFSDAMNGAMAIPNLIGLIGLSGLVARLTRQAFASGELR; this is encoded by the coding sequence GTGCTGAATCTGCAGGAGCTGATGGCCCAACTCAATGCCTTTGTCTGGGGGCCGGTGATGCTGGCCCTGCTGGTTGGCACCGGTCTGTGGTTGAGTCTGCGGCTTAAGGGTATTCAGTTGCGTTGTCTGCCGCGGGCCTTGCGGCTGGTATTCGGCCGCCGGCCGGCCGCCGGCGCCGGTGACATCTCGCCGTTTCAGGCCCTGACCACCGCCCTGGCCGCCACCATTGGCACTGGCAACATCGCCGGGGTTGCCACGGCCATCTATTTGGGCGGGCCGGGCGCCATCTTCTGGATGTGGCTCTGTGCCCTGGTGGGCATGGCCACCAAGTACGCCGAGGCGGTGCTGGCGGTGCATTTCCGTGAACAGTTGCCCGATGGCACCATGCAGGGCGGCCCCATGCGCTATCTCAGCGTCGGTCTTGGTCTGCCCTGGTTGGGGCTGCTGTTTGCCCTGATGGGCAGTGTGGCCGCTTTCGGCATCGGCAGCATGGTCCAGTCCAACTCGGTCGCCGTGGCTTTGCAGGCCAGCTTTCAGGTGCCGCCGCTGCTGACCGGACTGGGGCTGGGGCTGGCCAGTGCCCTGGTGATCCTCGGCGGTATTCATCGCATCGGCCGGGTGACGGAAAAGCTGGTGCCGCTGATGGCGCTGTCGTACATGGTGGCGGCTCTGGTCATCCTGCTGAAAAACGCGGCGGCCATTCCTGCTGCCCTGGCCCTGATTTTCAGCCATGCCTTCGCGCCGGCGGCGGCCAGCGCTGGCTTCGCCGGTGCCACGGTGGCCATGGCCATCCGCTTTGGTGTCGCTCGCGGGGTGTTCTCCAACGAGGCCGGCCTGGGCAGCGCTCCCATCGCCCATGCTGCCGCCCGTACCGACAGCCCGGTGCGGCAGGGTTTGATCGCCATGACGGGTGTTTTTTTCGATACCCTGATCGTCTGCAGCCTGACGGCGCTGGTCATCCTGACCTCCGGTTTGTGGGACAGCGGCGAACGCTCCAGCGCCCTGACGGCGCTGGCGTTCGAGGCGGCTCTGCCGGGTGCCGGTGCCCTCATCGTCACCCTCGGGCTGGTGGTGTTTGCTTATTCGACCATGCTGGGCTGGGCCTATTATGGTGAGCAATGCATCGAATATGTTTTCGGCTTGCGCGCCCGGCTGCCGTACCGGCTGCTGTTTTGTCTGGTGATTGTCTGGGGGGCGCTGGAGAAGATTGGTCTGGTGTGGGACTTCTCCGACGCCATGAACGGCGCCATGGCCATTCCCAATCTGATCGGTCTGATTGGTCTGTCGGGGCTGGTGGCCCGTCTGACGCGCCAGGCCTTTGCCTCCGGTGAGCTTCGATGA
- the mltA gene encoding murein transglycosylase A yields MPEALPPVSAARPAPPAAAEPYRPVRFADLPGWQQDDQLGALRAFRRSCRSLRWRDGWADLCRRAAVLPEQPEAIRAFFEQEFTPWQLQQEDGQPEGELTGYYIPDVEGRRQPDEEFRYPLYARPDDLLIIDLTAVYPELKGYRLRGRLEGNRVLPYFARAEIETDQPPLRGSELFWLKDPVALFFLQIQGSGRILLPGGERVLIQNADQNGHPFRSIGKLLLDSGEMRRHQMSQQNLSRWARENPGRVRQLLNENPSYVFFRVVENSSDGPTGAQGVPLTARRSLAVDPRFVPLGAPVYLTSRWPKSGEPLQRLMIAQDAGGAIKGRVRADFFWGMGDQAGFYAARTKFPARLWLLWPQGRAPGR; encoded by the coding sequence GTGCCTGAAGCACTGCCCCCAGTCAGTGCGGCGCGTCCCGCGCCGCCGGCCGCCGCTGAGCCCTACCGGCCGGTTCGCTTTGCCGATCTGCCCGGCTGGCAGCAGGACGATCAGCTCGGGGCGCTGCGGGCCTTCCGGCGCAGCTGCCGCTCGCTGCGCTGGCGTGACGGCTGGGCCGATCTGTGTCGCCGGGCGGCGGTGTTGCCGGAACAACCCGAAGCGATCCGGGCCTTTTTTGAGCAGGAGTTTACTCCCTGGCAGTTGCAGCAGGAGGACGGCCAGCCCGAAGGCGAGTTGACCGGCTACTATATTCCGGATGTCGAGGGTCGCCGTCAGCCGGATGAGGAGTTTCGCTACCCGCTCTATGCCCGACCCGATGATCTGCTGATCATCGATCTGACGGCGGTCTATCCCGAACTTAAGGGCTACCGCCTGCGGGGCCGGCTCGAAGGCAACCGGGTGCTGCCCTATTTCGCGCGGGCCGAGATTGAGACCGATCAGCCGCCGCTGCGGGGCAGCGAGCTGTTCTGGCTGAAGGATCCGGTGGCACTGTTTTTTCTGCAAATCCAGGGCTCGGGCCGGATACTGCTGCCCGGCGGTGAGCGGGTGCTGATACAGAACGCCGACCAGAACGGTCATCCCTTCCGCTCGATCGGCAAGCTGCTGCTCGACAGCGGCGAGATGCGCCGGCACCAGATGTCGCAGCAGAACCTGTCGCGCTGGGCGCGCGAAAACCCCGGCCGGGTACGGCAGCTGCTCAACGAAAACCCCAGCTATGTGTTTTTCCGGGTTGTCGAAAACAGCAGCGATGGCCCAACCGGTGCTCAGGGGGTGCCGCTGACCGCGCGCCGCAGCCTGGCTGTCGACCCGCGCTTTGTGCCGCTGGGCGCTCCGGTTTATCTGACGAGTCGCTGGCCGAAAAGTGGTGAGCCGCTGCAGCGTCTGATGATCGCCCAGGATGCCGGCGGCGCCATCAAGGGGCGCGTGCGGGCCGATTTTTTCTGGGGCATGGGCGATCAGGCCGGCTTTTACGCTGCCCGCACCAAGTTCCCCGCCCGGCTCTGGCTGCTGTGGCCGCAGGGGCGCGCGCCGGGCCGTTAA
- the truD gene encoding tRNA pseudouridine(13) synthase TruD, with the protein MKIPYLTADLAGTGGLLKQQPEDFCVEEIPAYLPCGSGEHLYLLVEKEGLSTFALVEQLSQILRLPRDRFGYAGLKDTQARSRQWLSIAGARAEQLEALTLPQVRLLQLSRHGNKLRLGHLRGNRFSIRLRQVENDAPCRAEAILQRLQQQGVPNRFGPQRYGVLGNNAAVGRALLQQDFDRALAEIIGPPARITNERWRQAAEAFAAGDQATACAALPAAMRDERRLLLQLQQGRSPRQAVLGLPRKRLALYLSAWQSAFFDTLVTERLTSLGQLWPGDIAYIHAKGACFRVSDAVAEQPRANAGEISPAGLLPGSRALTSEGAMARLEQQLLVAEQLPADAFTALKGLHLTGERRPLRVFPADCHCQAADADLMVHFSLPAGCFATSVLREIRKTATEG; encoded by the coding sequence ATGAAGATTCCTTATCTGACAGCCGATCTAGCCGGCACCGGTGGCCTGCTTAAACAGCAGCCCGAGGATTTCTGTGTCGAGGAGATCCCCGCCTATCTGCCCTGTGGCAGCGGCGAACATCTCTACCTGCTGGTAGAGAAGGAGGGCCTGAGCACCTTCGCCCTGGTCGAGCAGCTCAGCCAGATCCTGCGCCTGCCACGCGACCGTTTCGGCTATGCCGGCCTCAAGGACACCCAGGCCCGCAGCCGCCAGTGGTTGTCCATCGCCGGTGCCCGCGCCGAGCAGCTTGAAGCCCTGACCCTGCCGCAGGTGCGGTTGCTGCAGCTGAGCCGCCACGGCAACAAACTGCGTCTTGGGCACCTGCGCGGCAACCGTTTCAGCATTCGCCTGCGCCAAGTGGAAAACGACGCGCCGTGCCGCGCCGAGGCCATTCTCCAACGGCTGCAGCAGCAGGGCGTGCCAAACCGTTTCGGTCCGCAACGCTACGGCGTGCTGGGCAACAATGCCGCGGTCGGTCGCGCCTTGCTGCAGCAGGATTTCGATCGCGCCCTGGCTGAAATCATCGGCCCGCCGGCCCGTATCACCAACGAACGCTGGCGCCAGGCGGCCGAGGCCTTCGCTGCCGGCGATCAGGCCACCGCCTGTGCCGCCCTGCCCGCCGCCATGCGCGATGAACGCCGCCTGCTGCTGCAGCTGCAGCAGGGCCGCAGCCCGCGCCAGGCGGTTCTGGGGCTGCCGCGCAAGCGCCTGGCGCTGTATCTGAGCGCCTGGCAGTCGGCCTTTTTCGACACGCTGGTGACAGAGCGCCTCACCAGCCTCGGCCAGCTGTGGCCAGGCGATATCGCCTACATTCACGCCAAGGGGGCCTGTTTCCGGGTGAGTGACGCCGTCGCCGAGCAGCCCCGCGCCAACGCCGGCGAGATCAGTCCGGCCGGCCTGTTGCCAGGCAGTCGGGCACTGACCAGCGAAGGCGCCATGGCCCGCCTCGAACAGCAGTTGCTGGTGGCGGAGCAGCTGCCTGCCGATGCCTTCACCGCGCTTAAGGGTCTGCATCTTACCGGCGAACGCCGTCCTCTGCGCGTTTTTCCGGCCGACTGCCACTGTCAGGCCGCCGACGCTGACCTGATGGTGCACTTCTCCCTGCCGGCTGGCTGTTTTGCAACCAGCGTTTTGCGGGAAATCCGCAAAACCGCCACGGAAGGCTGA
- a CDS encoding DUF2959 domain-containing protein → MTVNRFRLGMVVLPVLLMGLLSGCQSAYFATMEKFGVHKRDILVERVEQARESQQQAKEQFQSALEAFSALTGFDGGELERRYKTLRDQLQASEEQAAQVRERIVAVEQVAAALFDEWQEELDQYKSASLRRSSEQQLRDTRNRCDQLVRSMRRAEQHIEPVLEPLRDQVLYLKHNLNARAVAALRNELEGIQTDVRRLVRELEQAVDEADRFIRQMEPAGQAAK, encoded by the coding sequence ATGACGGTGAATCGATTTCGCCTGGGGATGGTTGTTCTGCCTGTGTTGTTGATGGGGCTGCTGAGTGGTTGCCAGAGTGCCTATTTCGCCACCATGGAGAAGTTCGGCGTGCACAAACGCGATATTCTCGTCGAGCGGGTGGAACAGGCGCGGGAAAGTCAGCAGCAGGCCAAGGAGCAATTCCAGTCGGCGCTGGAGGCCTTCAGTGCCTTGACCGGTTTCGATGGTGGCGAGCTGGAGCGCCGCTACAAGACGTTGCGGGATCAGCTGCAGGCCAGCGAGGAGCAGGCGGCCCAGGTGCGTGAGCGGATTGTCGCTGTCGAACAGGTTGCCGCGGCGCTGTTCGATGAATGGCAGGAGGAGCTGGATCAGTACAAGAGCGCCAGCCTGCGCCGTTCCAGCGAGCAGCAGTTGCGCGATACCCGTAATCGTTGCGATCAGCTGGTGCGCAGCATGCGGCGGGCCGAACAGCATATTGAGCCGGTGCTGGAACCCTTGCGTGACCAGGTGCTTTATCTCAAACACAATCTCAATGCCCGGGCCGTGGCGGCCCTGCGCAACGAACTGGAGGGCATTCAGACGGATGTCCGTCGGCTGGTTCGCGAACTGGAGCAGGCGGTGGACGAGGCGGACCGCTTCATCCGCCAGATGGAGCCGGCCGGCCAGGCTGCCAAATAA
- a CDS encoding IclR family transcriptional regulator yields MPAKKDKSEYIIQAVSHALDLLEQFHDDVDELGVTELSKRLKLHKNNVFRLLATLESRGYIEQNRATENYRLGLKSLELGQTFIKQMGLLRQAKLSLEQLVEACNETAYVAIFKENHVVYLDVVETNLTVRVVSRVGSRLPAYCTAAGKVHLAYLSDEELDSCLPAELPGFTPTTITSRTALKEELRQVGQQGYAYDNEELDPGVRCIAAPIRDYTRRIVGAISLSGPSMRFTDERITRELTPLVVDAAENLSTRLGYRA; encoded by the coding sequence ATGCCCGCCAAGAAAGACAAGTCCGAATATATTATTCAGGCCGTCTCCCACGCCCTGGATCTGCTGGAGCAGTTTCACGACGATGTCGACGAGCTGGGCGTGACGGAGCTGAGCAAGCGCCTGAAGCTCCATAAAAACAATGTGTTCCGGCTACTGGCCACACTCGAGTCGCGCGGCTATATCGAGCAGAACCGCGCCACCGAGAATTATCGGCTGGGCCTGAAGTCCCTCGAGCTGGGACAGACCTTCATCAAGCAGATGGGTCTGCTGCGCCAGGCCAAGCTGAGTCTGGAACAGCTGGTCGAAGCCTGCAACGAAACCGCCTATGTGGCAATCTTCAAGGAAAACCATGTCGTGTACCTCGACGTGGTAGAAACCAACCTGACGGTACGGGTGGTTTCGCGGGTCGGCTCGCGTCTGCCGGCTTATTGCACAGCCGCCGGCAAGGTACATCTGGCCTACCTGTCGGACGAAGAACTCGACAGTTGCCTGCCGGCCGAACTGCCGGGCTTCACCCCCACCACCATCACCAGCCGCACAGCGCTCAAGGAAGAACTGCGGCAGGTGGGTCAGCAGGGCTACGCCTATGACAACGAGGAGCTCGATCCCGGAGTGCGCTGCATCGCCGCGCCCATTCGCGATTACACCCGCCGGATTGTCGGCGCCATCAGCCTGTCCGGCCCGTCAATGCGCTTCACCGACGAACGCATAACCCGTGAGCTGACACCGCTGGTGGTCGATGCGGCAGAGAACCTGTCCACCCGCCTCGGTTACCGCGCCTGA
- the priA gene encoding replication restart helicase PriA has translation MTPATPATDGWVEVALLAPLPALTYAVPAELAAAAVAGRRVRVPLGRRTVLGVVLGPQAQAPIGCRIRPLTQLLDNGPVLPPELLAFLRRAAAYYACPLGLALKTALPQALSGLQPPPTQEENHYRCLVTDPPLRGRLQQELVAFIAERGTVSLTALRGRFAQPHAALRRLEQLGVLVCERQSRPHDPFACQPCQPEAAPALTAAQQQALKAVTAALRAGGFAPFLLHGVTGSGKTEVYLQAIAEVLRQGRQALVLVPEIALTPQLVGRFRARLEAKGARIGVLHSALAGSERYAVWQGAAAGTLDIVIGARSALFVPLARPGILVVDEEQDDSYKQAEGFRYHARDLALLRAQMAAVPVLLGSATPALTSYQRARSGAWHYLELAERVNARPLPTMEIVDLSAVPRAEGPLSPPLCTALAETLQRGEQSLLLLNRRGFAPFLLCQDCGHCPRCPNCDISLTWHRAEGRLRCHYCDYRIVPADCCPVCGGATFEPAGVGTEQLEALLRERFPAARIARMDRDSTRAKGAQQLLVEQMSRRQVDILVGTQMVAKGHDFAAVTLVGIIDADAALNIPDFRAAERSFALLAQVAGRAGRAELPGRVLVQTRCSDHPVLGCALTQDYAAFCAQELPQRQLLGYPPYGYLVNLVLSALDRVLVERHAAALAAALRLPAGVELLGPAPCPLFRLRNRYRLQILLKATERPPLRRLLAQVQQEVAQLPARVRLAIDVDPCDML, from the coding sequence ATGACCCCTGCGACGCCAGCGACTGACGGCTGGGTCGAGGTGGCGCTGCTGGCGCCCCTGCCGGCACTGACTTATGCTGTGCCGGCCGAACTGGCCGCCGCTGCCGTGGCGGGTCGACGGGTGCGGGTGCCACTGGGCCGGCGCACGGTGCTGGGCGTGGTGCTGGGGCCGCAGGCGCAGGCGCCGATCGGTTGTCGCATTCGGCCGCTGACGCAACTGCTCGATAATGGGCCGGTGCTGCCGCCGGAGCTGCTGGCTTTTTTGCGCCGGGCCGCCGCCTACTATGCCTGTCCGCTGGGGCTGGCACTGAAGACGGCCCTGCCGCAAGCACTCAGTGGGCTGCAGCCACCACCAACGCAGGAGGAAAACCATTATCGCTGCCTTGTGACCGACCCGCCACTGCGTGGCCGGCTGCAGCAGGAACTGGTGGCATTCATTGCCGAACGGGGCACGGTGAGTCTGACCGCCTTGCGCGGCCGCTTCGCTCAACCCCACGCGGCCCTGCGGCGGCTGGAACAGTTGGGGGTGCTGGTTTGCGAGCGTCAGTCTCGTCCCCATGATCCCTTTGCCTGTCAGCCCTGTCAGCCTGAAGCGGCGCCGGCGCTGACCGCGGCCCAGCAGCAGGCCCTGAAGGCGGTGACAGCGGCACTGCGGGCCGGTGGCTTCGCGCCTTTTTTGTTGCACGGCGTTACCGGCAGCGGCAAAACCGAGGTGTATCTGCAGGCCATTGCCGAGGTGTTGCGGCAGGGACGTCAGGCCCTGGTGCTGGTGCCGGAGATCGCCCTCACGCCGCAGCTGGTCGGCCGCTTTCGCGCCCGTCTCGAAGCTAAAGGGGCTCGTATCGGCGTGCTGCATTCGGCGCTGGCCGGCTCGGAGCGCTATGCGGTCTGGCAAGGGGCCGCTGCCGGAACGCTGGACATTGTCATCGGGGCCCGTTCGGCCCTGTTCGTGCCGCTGGCCCGCCCAGGCATACTGGTGGTGGACGAGGAGCAGGACGACAGCTACAAACAGGCCGAGGGGTTTCGCTACCATGCCCGCGATCTGGCGCTGCTGCGGGCCCAGATGGCGGCGGTGCCGGTGCTGCTGGGCAGTGCTACCCCGGCCCTGACCAGCTACCAACGCGCCCGCAGCGGCGCCTGGCATTATCTGGAACTGGCCGAGCGGGTCAATGCCCGGCCGCTGCCGACCATGGAAATCGTTGATCTCTCCGCTGTGCCACGCGCCGAGGGGCCGCTGTCGCCACCGTTGTGCACGGCTCTGGCGGAAACCCTGCAGCGGGGCGAACAAAGCCTGTTGCTGCTCAACCGGCGCGGTTTCGCCCCTTTTTTACTCTGTCAGGATTGTGGCCATTGTCCGCGTTGTCCCAATTGTGACATCAGCCTCACCTGGCACCGGGCCGAAGGCCGGTTGCGCTGCCACTACTGCGATTACCGTATCGTGCCGGCGGATTGCTGTCCCGTCTGCGGCGGTGCCACCTTCGAGCCGGCCGGTGTTGGCACCGAACAGCTCGAAGCGCTGCTGCGCGAACGGTTCCCGGCGGCCCGCATTGCCCGCATGGATCGCGACAGTACCCGCGCCAAGGGCGCCCAGCAGCTGCTGGTCGAGCAGATGAGCCGGCGCCAGGTTGATATCCTCGTCGGCACCCAGATGGTGGCCAAGGGCCACGATTTCGCTGCCGTTACCCTGGTGGGCATTATTGATGCCGATGCCGCCCTGAACATCCCGGATTTTCGCGCCGCCGAGCGCAGCTTCGCCCTGCTGGCCCAGGTAGCCGGCCGTGCCGGCCGCGCTGAATTGCCCGGCCGGGTGCTGGTGCAGACCCGCTGCAGCGATCATCCGGTGCTTGGCTGCGCCCTGACCCAGGATTACGCCGCCTTTTGTGCTCAGGAACTGCCCCAACGACAGCTGCTTGGTTATCCACCCTATGGCTACCTGGTGAACCTGGTGCTGTCGGCGCTTGACCGGGTGCTGGTGGAGCGCCACGCTGCTGCCCTGGCGGCCGCCTTGCGGCTGCCGGCCGGAGTCGAACTGCTGGGGCCGGCGCCCTGTCCCCTGTTCCGCCTGCGCAACCGCTACCGGTTGCAGATTCTGCTCAAAGCCACTGAGCGGCCGCCCTTGCGCCGTCTGCTGGCTCAGGTGCAGCAAGAGGTGGCGCAGTTGCCGGCGCGGGTGCGGCTGGCGATCGACGTCGATCCCTGCGACATGCTGTAA
- the trmB gene encoding tRNA (guanosine(46)-N7)-methyltransferase TrmB yields the protein MTTTATTQRILPIHSPLFVPPEQLIGCRDLRQLFAQPDRPLALEIGCGIGDFMAELAAANPMTNFIAIDIYNKGCLKTCRRLEKAGLNHVRVLRVEARYLLHQHCPANSLSAVYINCPDPWPKKRHRDRRLVNGDFLRLLLCCLTDDGRLHFASDVANYANQVACLLAGIEGYVQPGATAVTTALPGYPLSKYMRRFLAGNLPIYFIARHRQAGLQLSEADRPALPTGFRTRHPHPANGQELGP from the coding sequence ATGACCACAACCGCCACCACCCAGCGTATTCTCCCCATCCATTCGCCGCTGTTCGTGCCACCAGAGCAGCTCATCGGCTGCCGCGATCTGCGTCAGCTGTTCGCCCAGCCCGACCGGCCACTGGCGCTGGAAATCGGCTGCGGTATCGGCGATTTCATGGCCGAACTGGCCGCCGCCAATCCGATGACCAATTTTATCGCCATCGATATCTACAATAAGGGCTGTCTGAAAACCTGCCGCCGGCTGGAAAAGGCCGGCCTGAACCATGTGCGGGTACTGCGTGTCGAGGCCCGTTACCTGTTGCACCAGCATTGCCCGGCCAACAGCCTCAGCGCTGTTTACATCAATTGTCCCGACCCCTGGCCCAAAAAACGCCACCGCGACCGCCGCCTGGTCAATGGTGACTTTCTGCGCCTGCTGCTGTGCTGTCTGACGGATGATGGCCGTCTGCACTTCGCCAGCGACGTGGCCAACTACGCCAACCAGGTGGCTTGCCTGCTGGCGGGAATCGAAGGTTATGTCCAGCCCGGCGCCACCGCCGTGACCACGGCCCTGCCCGGCTACCCGCTGTCGAAATACATGCGCCGCTTTCTCGCCGGCAATCTGCCCATCTACTTCATCGCCCGCCACCGCCAGGCGGGACTGCAGCTGAGCGAAGCCGACCGACCAGCACTGCCGACCGGCTTCCGTACCCGCCATCCACACCCGGCCAACGGACAGGAGCTCGGGCCATGA
- the msrB gene encoding peptide-methionine (R)-S-oxide reductase MsrB produces MLVTVSALSLLLMTGSGPSGQEMPFVKPSPAQLRLQLGELAYRVTQEEATEPPFSHPYAASTAEGLYVDVVSGEPLFSSRDKFDSGTGWPSFCRPLFAEAVVEKEDHRLLRPRIEVRSRQADSHLGHVFADGPPPTRRRYCINGVALRFVPRERLEQEGYGRWRERFTP; encoded by the coding sequence ATGTTAGTGACCGTATCGGCGTTGTCACTGCTGCTGATGACAGGGAGCGGCCCCAGCGGACAGGAGATGCCCTTTGTCAAGCCGTCGCCAGCCCAACTGCGCCTTCAGCTGGGTGAATTGGCCTACCGGGTCACCCAGGAAGAGGCGACCGAGCCACCCTTCAGCCATCCCTATGCCGCCAGCACGGCCGAAGGCCTTTATGTCGATGTGGTTTCAGGTGAGCCGTTGTTCAGTTCCCGCGACAAATTCGATTCCGGTACTGGCTGGCCCAGTTTCTGTCGTCCCCTGTTTGCCGAGGCCGTGGTGGAGAAAGAGGATCACCGCCTGTTGCGCCCCCGCATCGAGGTGCGCAGCCGCCAGGCGGATTCCCATCTGGGCCATGTTTTTGCCGACGGCCCGCCGCCGACCCGTCGCCGCTACTGCATCAACGGCGTCGCCCTGCGGTTTGTGCCGCGCGAGCGGCTGGAGCAGGAAGGCTATGGTCGTTGGCGCGAACGGTTTACACCATGA
- the aroF gene encoding 3-deoxy-7-phosphoheptulonate synthase, protein MLIVMNQDATSQQIDAVTAAVAALGLRAEPIPGSSRTAIGVLGNQGYVDDATIRNLPGVRETLHVSKPYKLVSRDFHPASTQVRVGPVIIGDGQPPVMMAGPCSIESEAQMLASARIVRDAGATILRGGAFKPRTGPHSFQGLGVEGLKLLRQAGDAVGLPVVTEVMRIGQLEDVCRYADLLQIGARNMQNFDLLKEVGRLRVPVLLKRGMSATIEEFLAAAEYIVAEGNDQLILCERGIRTFETATRNTLDLSVVPLVRQLSHLPIIVDPSHATGRRPLVPVMAQAALVCGAHGLMVEVHHDPAHALCDGAQSLDGPQFARLMGQLAQLTAFLRDQRAAETGAAC, encoded by the coding sequence ATGTTGATTGTCATGAATCAGGATGCCACATCGCAACAGATTGATGCTGTGACGGCGGCCGTTGCCGCCCTGGGCCTGCGTGCCGAACCGATTCCCGGCAGCAGCCGTACCGCCATTGGTGTGCTGGGCAACCAGGGCTACGTCGATGATGCGACCATTCGCAACCTGCCTGGTGTGCGCGAAACCCTGCACGTCAGCAAGCCCTACAAGCTGGTGTCGCGCGATTTTCATCCAGCTTCGACCCAGGTGCGGGTCGGTCCGGTGATCATTGGTGATGGCCAGCCGCCGGTGATGATGGCCGGTCCCTGTTCCATCGAAAGCGAGGCCCAGATGCTGGCCAGTGCCCGCATCGTCAGGGATGCCGGCGCCACCATCCTGCGTGGTGGCGCGTTCAAGCCGCGCACCGGCCCGCATAGTTTCCAGGGTCTTGGCGTCGAGGGTTTGAAATTGCTGCGTCAGGCCGGCGATGCCGTGGGCCTGCCGGTGGTGACCGAGGTCATGCGCATCGGCCAGCTTGAGGATGTCTGCCGCTATGCCGATCTGTTGCAGATCGGTGCGCGCAACATGCAGAACTTCGACCTGCTCAAGGAGGTTGGCCGGTTGCGTGTGCCGGTGCTGCTCAAACGCGGCATGAGTGCCACCATCGAGGAGTTTCTTGCTGCCGCCGAGTACATTGTCGCCGAGGGCAACGATCAGCTGATTCTGTGCGAGCGCGGCATCCGCACCTTCGAAACCGCCACCCGCAACACCCTCGATCTGTCGGTGGTGCCGCTGGTGCGTCAACTCAGTCATCTGCCCATCATTGTTGATCCCAGTCATGCCACCGGCCGTCGGCCACTGGTGCCGGTGATGGCGCAGGCGGCGCTGGTGTGCGGCGCTCATGGCCTGATGGTGGAGGTGCATCACGATCCGGCCCATGCCCTGTGCGACGGTGCCCAGAGTCTTGACGGCCCGCAGTTCGCCCGCCTGATGGGCCAGCTGGCGCAGCTGACCGCGTTTCTGCGTGATCAGCGTGCGGCGGAGACCGGCGCGGCGTGCTGA